ATGAAGTTCATAATTTAATAGAACTTGAGCTTAAAGATAAACAAATTAAATTTGTTAAATCTTTAGATCCTCATATTCCAGAAAGTTTGTTAGATATAAAACAGATTAAACAGGTATTACTTAATATCATAAAAAATAGTATTGAAGCTATGCCAGGAGGAGGAAATTTAACTGTTATTACAACTTTAAAGAACGATCATATTTTAATCAAAATCAAAGATACAGGAAAAGGTATTTCTGCCGAAAATTTGAAAAAAATATTTGATCCATTTTTTACTACTAAACCTAAAGGCAGTGGACTTGGTTTAGCTATTTCTAAAAAGATTATAGAGGCTCATAAAGGTAAAATTTTCTTTGAAAGTGAATTGGGAAAAGGAACAACTTGCGTAATAAGTATACCAATTGAACGTTAGGAGGAAAGTATGGCCAGAAGAATTTTAATTTTTGATACTACTTTACGCGATGGAGAACAAGTGCCAGGTGCAAAACTTAATATTGATCAAAAATTGATTGTAGCTAAGCAATTAGAAAAATTAGGTGTAGATATTATTGAAGCTGGTTTCCCTGCCTCTTCTCCAGGTGATGCTAGAGCTGTTAATTTAGTAGCTCAAAAAGTAAGAAAACCTATTATTGCTGGACTTGCTCGAGCATTAAAAAGAGATATAGATATTCTTTGGGAAGCAATAAAAGACGCAGAAAGACCAAGAATTCACGTATTTTTAGCTGCTTCAGACATTCATATTGAAAAAAAACTACGTTTGGATAGACAAAGAGCTCTAGAAATGGCAGTAGAAGCAGTTAAGTATGCTAAAAAATATTGTTCAGATGTAGAGTTTTCACCAGAAGATGCTACCAGAGCAGATTTTGATTATCTTTGTCAGGTAGTAGAAGAAACTATTAAAGCAGGAGCTACAGTTATAAATATTCCGGATACTGTAGGTTATGCTATTCCTGAAGAATTTGGTGAACTTATCCGACGTTTAAGGGAAAAAGTGCCAGTTACAGATAAAATTATTCTCAGTGTACATTGTCATAATGATCTTGGATTAGCCACTGCTAATAGCATTATAGCTATTCGTAATGGAGCTACACAAGTAGAATGCACTATTAATGGTATTGGTGAAAGGGCAGGAAATGCTGCTTTGGAAGAAATAGTTATGATTTTAAAAACAAGACCTTATTATTTTGAGGTAGAAACAAATATTGTTACTCAAGAAATTATTCCTACAAGTCGTTTAGTTAGTCGTATGATGAACTTACCTGTCCAGCCTAATAAAGCTATTGTTGGAAGTAATGCATTTGCTCATTCTTCAGGTATTCATCAAGATGGTATTCTTAAGGATCGCCGCACTTATGAAATCATAAGACCAGAAGATGTGGGAGCTCAAGCCCATCTGCTTGTACTTACAGCACGCTCTGGCAGAAGGGCATTAAAACAAAAATTAACAGAACTGGGCTATGAACTTTCTGATGAAATATTTGAACGGACTTATAATCGTTTTTTGGCAGTGGCTGATAGAAAAAAAGAGATAACAGCCGAAGATTTAAAATCCATTGTGGAAGTAGAGCTTTCTAAAGTACCTGAAACTTATAGTTTAGTTAAAATGGTAGTTACAACCCAAGCAATGAGTGGCAATGACTTGCCATTAGCTATTCTTACTTTATCTAAAGGAGAAGAAAATCTTACTCAAGCAGCTGTAGGTAATGGCCCTGTAGATGCAGTTTTTAAATGTATTAATCAGATTACAGGTCTTCCTATAAATCTTCTTGATTATACTGTAGAAGCTGTAACTTCTGGAGCTGAAGCTTTAGGAGAAGCTACAGTCAAAATAGAAATAAATGGCCAAATTATAAGTGGAAGGGGTACTAGTCCAGATGTAATAGAAGCCAGTGCTAGAGCATATTTAAATGCAGTTAATCGCTATTTCGCCCTTTATAAATAATTAATGCCTGTAACTTTTTGTATTAGTTGCCAAACCTTTTGCTGGGGTAAAAATTTTATTATTTCATATAAATAAGCGCAATCTTTATAAGAAAGTTTTTGCAAAATAACCTTTATAAAAAATTCTTGCTTTAAATGAGGAAAAGGTATAGTAGGAGTAGGCTCAAGTTCTTCAGAACTTATTAATTTATTATAGATAAGTACTCGAGCAGCTAAAAGATTTTCTTTTTGAGGATCAATTTTTTTCTTTCTCATGTACCAAAATGTAAGAATATCACCTGGAACAAGAGGATATGGTAAAGGTTTACCTAATATTTTTTTAGCTAAAGAGCAAGCAATAGGAGCTAAAAGAAAAGATGCTTTTATTTCCCAATCTTTTAAATTTACATTTTGCAAAAAACGGGAAAGAAAGATATGAATATAGCCTGCTTCAATAAATATTTTTCCTTTTTTATCTTTAAGATAATGAGCAATGGCTTCTGCCCGTAACCTATCTCTTAAAGCGATTCTTTTAGCATCAGCATAGGCAAATTCTTTAACAGCCTTAACTGCTTTTTCAAAATCCTCCATGACAGCTTGATAATAATCAAGGAGACGCCCTGTTGCTTCATGTTCAGCTTCATATATATCTAAAAATTCAGGTAATTGTTTAATTTCCTCTGGACTTTTTCCATTTTCTATAAGCTGATACATCTTTACAAGTTTTTCCATGTACGGATCTATTTGGATTATAACTTTTCCATTTTTATAAGCTTCTTGTAAAAGTTTACATTGAGCTTTAAGAAACTTAGGAAACGTAGTCTCAATATTTTCTATATATTCTTTAAGTGATATCTTCCCAGAAAGCATTAAATTAAAAAGTGGATTTGGAAAATCTTCTAAAATGATAAAATCTGCTTGTTCAAATGCTTTTTTATAAAAAGGAATCGCCTCTAAACGATGAGCCGAAAAACCAATATAAATTTTTTTCACAGTTTAAACTCACCTTTTGCTTTAAATATCCATAATTTGTGACTGCGAGGAAATTCTCGTCTTATCAATTTTTTAAGAATTTTCCTCAGTTCTTCTTTTTTTACTTGAAAATTTTCTTTCCAAAATCCATTTTCTACAATTTGGAAGTACAATCCTTTTTTAAAAATTTTAATCGTACGATTTCTTTTATAGCTTTTAATCTCTAATAAAAAATTTTTATCAAGTGCTTTTATAACCCAATTTAAAGCGTTATCTTTATCAATCAAACTCATTCAAAATTAAATTGTTTTTAGTAAATATTCTGTATATCTCTGAACAATAGGATAGCGTCGGCCATAACCAAAAGCCTTTGTAGTAATTTTTATCCCTGGAGGTGCTTGATGGCGTTTATACTCATTTCTGTCTACTCGACGCACAATCTCTTTTACAGTCTCTGGAGGAAAACCCATACTAACAATTTCATCTAAACTTCGATGATTTTCAACATATTCTTTTAAAATCGGGTCTAAAAGTGCATAAGGAGGTAAATCATCTTCATCTCTTTGACCAGCTCTAAGTTCAGCTGAAGGTGCCTTAGTAAGCACTCTTTGAGGAATAATTTCTTTTTCTCTATTGACATAATGCGCTAAACGATAAACCAAAGTTTTTGGCACATCAGAAATTACTGCCAAGCCACCAGTTAAATCACCATAAAGAGTACAATAACCTACAGCCATTTCTGATTTATTACCTGAAGAAAGCACTAAATAGCCAAATTTATTGCTTAGAGCCATAAGAATATTGCCTCTGATACGTGCCTGAATATTTTCTTCAGCTACATTCCAAGGCAAATTACCAAAAAATGGTTTTAATGTTTCCAAATAAGCTTCAAATATTTGAGTAATAGGAATAACTTTGAAAGAAATATTTAAATTTTTAGCTAAAGCTTCCGCATCTTCTAAACTTTCTTTTGAAGTATAAGGAGAAGGCATAGCCACACCTAAAACATTTTCTTTTCCAAATGCTTTAGTAGCAATATAGGCTACAAGTGAGGAATCTACACCCCCACTAAGCCCTACCACTGCCTTTTTAAAACCAGTCTTATATGCATAATCCCTTGTGCCTAAAATAAGTGCCTTTAAAACTTCTGCTTCCTCTTCTTCAAATAAAACGCTCTTTTCTCCACCTGCCTTCTTTAACTCTGTAACAACCAAGTCTTCATCAAAATCCTTTGCGCGAACAAGTACTGTTTTATCTGGCAATACAATCTGACTATTGCCATCAAAGACTAAATCATCATTCCCACCTACTTGATTAACATAAATTATAGGAAAATTGTATTTTTGAGCTAAATGTTTAAACATATTTAAACGAAATGCAGGTTTACCTATAAAATAAGCAGATGCTGAGATATTTATTAAAACTTCTATATTTTCATTAGCTAATTGAGCTACTGGGTCAATAGCATATTCTCTGCGAGAAAAGAAATCTTTATCATTCCAAATATCTTCACAAATTGTTATTCCAAAACGTACACCTTGCCATTCTATCCAATTTGCCTTTTTTCCAGGTGCAAAATATCTAGTTTCATCAAAAACATCATAACTAGGCAAAAGGATTTTACGGGTCTTAAACATAATTTTTTTATCTTTAAAAAGTAATGCCACATTACATAAAGGTTTGGCTTGTTCTGTATGACGTTCTACAGCACCACAGATGACAGCAATTCCTTGTGTACGTTGAATTAAGTTTTCTAAAACAGTTAAA
This DNA window, taken from Candidatus Desulfofervidus auxilii, encodes the following:
- a CDS encoding NAD+ synthase, with the protein product MKIALAQTNPIIGAFDYNLEKVSRFIDEAKKQACDLIIFPELTLIGYPPKDLLEREDFINNSLTVLENLIQRTQGIAVICGAVERHTEQAKPLCNVALLFKDKKIMFKTRKILLPSYDVFDETRYFAPGKKANWIEWQGVRFGITICEDIWNDKDFFSRREYAIDPVAQLANENIEVLINISASAYFIGKPAFRLNMFKHLAQKYNFPIIYVNQVGGNDDLVFDGNSQIVLPDKTVLVRAKDFDEDLVVTELKKAGGEKSVLFEEEEAEVLKALILGTRDYAYKTGFKKAVVGLSGGVDSSLVAYIATKAFGKENVLGVAMPSPYTSKESLEDAEALAKNLNISFKVIPITQIFEAYLETLKPFFGNLPWNVAEENIQARIRGNILMALSNKFGYLVLSSGNKSEMAVGYCTLYGDLTGGLAVISDVPKTLVYRLAHYVNREKEIIPQRVLTKAPSAELRAGQRDEDDLPPYALLDPILKEYVENHRSLDEIVSMGFPPETVKEIVRRVDRNEYKRHQAPPGIKITTKAFGYGRRYPIVQRYTEYLLKTI
- a CDS encoding 2-isopropylmalate synthase, which gives rise to MARRILIFDTTLRDGEQVPGAKLNIDQKLIVAKQLEKLGVDIIEAGFPASSPGDARAVNLVAQKVRKPIIAGLARALKRDIDILWEAIKDAERPRIHVFLAASDIHIEKKLRLDRQRALEMAVEAVKYAKKYCSDVEFSPEDATRADFDYLCQVVEETIKAGATVINIPDTVGYAIPEEFGELIRRLREKVPVTDKIILSVHCHNDLGLATANSIIAIRNGATQVECTINGIGERAGNAALEEIVMILKTRPYYFEVETNIVTQEIIPTSRLVSRMMNLPVQPNKAIVGSNAFAHSSGIHQDGILKDRRTYEIIRPEDVGAQAHLLVLTARSGRRALKQKLTELGYELSDEIFERTYNRFLAVADRKKEITAEDLKSIVEVELSKVPETYSLVKMVVTTQAMSGNDLPLAILTLSKGEENLTQAAVGNGPVDAVFKCINQITGLPINLLDYTVEAVTSGAEALGEATVKIEINGQIISGRGTSPDVIEASARAYLNAVNRYFALYK